AACTACGGGAGCCGATGCCGTGTTCCTGGCGAGCCACGGATCACTTCCAATTCCGACCTCTGATGGCAGACACGCGGTTCTTTCTGCGCATTCTCATCACCTTTATTATGTTCTTGCTCTCCAAAAACAAGTCAGCATCTTCAGAGCATCCAAGGGCCCTCCCGGCGCGGACGGCCTCACGGTTCACCCTTGTCTTGTTTGTCCTCGAGTTCCCTTGCCGGGGAGCCTCCACCCCACACATCCTGAAGGCCTGTGAGCCGCATTAAAAAGGCCGTCATCTTCTGATTTTTGAGTTTTTCGACTGCCTCTGCAACTGCCCTCGGCTCTGCCGGCGATCTTCCCCTCGATCGCGACCGCGCGCTTCTCTGGCGCGCAAGCGACGCGCCAACAAGAGCACGCAGTTGTTCCGCACAGAGTCGCAAGGCGAttgcgctgcagcgcaccTAGGAAACGCTCGTGTGTGTAGCTTTCATTTCCGCTGCGCTTTAGCTGTGGAGGCTCATTCGGGCTCTTGACTGGTGCTGGGTGTggtggcggcggctggaGAGGAGGACGTGCTAGTGCATGTTTCGTTTTTGAACAGGTGACTCAAGGTCAACGAGGGCTTTCGtgaacggcgaggcggctgcgcttCGCAACTACTGCCGTTTTTCTTCGACTTGCATTTAAGGCATTCGTTTTGCTAATGGAAAGCCGGAGGGAAGGTGGGACGAGGGCTGGAGGATGGGTGTTGTGCTTCTGAAGAAATCTTTCGCTCGAGGAGGGTCTCGAAGTAGCTGCGCTTTTTGGGCCCAAGCCTGACGGAAGGCGCGAGCTCTATCTCCCACGCTCTTGCCTTGACGTTATTCAGGGAATGTGCTCCCTCTCACACACAGCTTTGTTTTGCGGCTGAGGTAGCGTGAAAACATGGCGCCTTGGGCCCGGCCGCTGCCGATATGCAGGTTCTCGCTGCGGTTTGCagaggctcgccgcgcgctgtgGGCTCCGAGAGGAGTTTCGTTTTCAGCCTCTGTCAGTCCATTCTCTTCACACGCACGGATGACGCCACTCCTTCGAATCGCCGGCGCATGGGCTCAGGACAACGCCGCGGTGTCTGTTGTCAGAGTCTCCAGCCATGAAGCCCTGCGCACGTTTTCTTCCCTTCAGACGGCGTCACGGACCGCTCGCGACCGCTCCTGGCGACTTCCGTTGCtgcccgtcgccgcaggacatgcggcgccgcctctcccaTTTACCTTCTCCAAGCCGACTTCCTCGAACGGAGGCATACCGTGTGCTGCGTCTTCCACGcagggctgcgccgcgggatGCCTCACGGCTTCTCCGTTAAATGGCTTCGGCGCAGTGTCGGGGGGCTCTCGACGCTACCCGGGGCTGACAGCCAGGCCAAGCGCTTTCTCAAGAACTTCCCTGCCGCTGCTCTGCGTGCAGGCGCACAGACACTTTGCTTCGGAGTCGTCTTGCAGCGACGGCCGGCCCGCGGACTTCGGGGCTGCGGCAacgccagagagaggcgcggcaccGACGGGAGCAGAGGCTGGGGTAGCGCAGAAGAAAGGAGGGAAAGAGTGCACGTGGGAGAGGCGTGTTCGACCGATCAAGAAGTTGCTCGTGGCGAATCGAGGCGAGATCGCCGTCCGCGTCCACCGCGCATGCAAGGAACTCGGCATCACCAGCGTCGGCATCTACTCCCAAGAAGACTCCCTGTCGCTTCACCGGCAAGTTTTCGACGAAAGCTACCTTGTGGGCAAGGGCCTGTCGCCCGTCGCAGCGTACCTCCACTATCCGGATATCATTGACGTCGCGCTCAAATGCAATGTCGACGCCATTCACCCTGGTGAGCAGACGGAACCAGCACCTGGCCTCCCGCagctctcttcgcgcgctccTTCCTTCgactggcgccgccgtcctgcaCTGAGAGGCGACGAATCGCGTCAGACGACGAAtcggaggcgagcggatGGTGTTATGGCGACTGGTGTCAACTTCAGCAAAGCGGCGGATTCAGCCGTCACGTCGCTTGTGCGAGCTCTGTCTTTCACTCCGAAAGGGAACGACGACacgaaggccgccgctgtCTAGCCTGAGCGGCCGGAGCGTTCGACCACCTGCTGAGCGACATCCCGCCGCGCTGTTGTTTTGCCTTCTCGCACTTGCAGGCTACGGCTTCCTCTCGGAGAACGCAGAGTTCGCAGCTGCGGTGGAGGACGCGGGCATCATGCTCGTGGGACCTCCTCCCGAAGTCATTCGCCGTATGGGAGACAAAGTGGaagcgaggacggcggccgAGCTCGCGGGAGTGCAGGCCGTTCCAGGCACGAGCACGCCTGTGACCAGCctcgaagaagccgcggatTTCTGCAAACAAATTGGCTTTCCCGTCATGCTCAAGGCCGCCTACGGGggtggaggccgcggcatGCGACGAGTGTTTCGCGAGGTAGGCGCGGATGGAGGGAGTCTAACAGACTcacgccgcctccctccctcgtGTCTCCATCTTGCAGAGTTGCGTCGAGTCCCTGGGAACGTGCGAGGGAACGCCATCCCATGCAGAATGACGTTCTGGTGCGCGCAGCCTGGGCATCCGAAGCATTCTATACTAGTATTAAGTGGTGCAGCAAAAGGTGAACGCATACGTTCAGATTCGTaaagaagaagcagcccCGGACAAGGCTCCCGCAACGCACTAAGTTGAATGAAAAACGAACCCGCACATGTGCACAACTGTATATGCTGGCTCTATCAtctatatatagagagagacatgcatttatatatatatatatgcatgcatgtggtCCCCTCTCTATAGGGGATGTTGCAGCACGCTGCGTATGCGATGTGTGCACGTGTGCGTGTGGGAATTGGAGGCGTCCATCGTCGCGCAGACAGAGCGCACTTTGTAGTCACGTGGAGCAGCAGGCAGAAGCACAGTGATGGCGCATTCGCACGGACGGAGGCGTCAAACGgaggcgtctcctctctccgcggttCCTCTGAGCGAGTTTCgtgtttttccttctcgcgtTTCCCGCCcgtctcccccctccctctcgcccggtgtttctccttcctctttttctgcgtgtctctccttcgtccgcATCTCGTGCGGTGGTGAGCGTCTTTCTTGTCGGTCTCGGTGACTTTCGTTGCGCTGCAGGAGGATCTGAGGGAGGCATTTgagcgcgcgacgagcgaggcgaaggcggcattTGGGAACGGGGCGATGTTCATCGAGAAGCTCGTTCAGCACGGCGTGCACATCGAAGTGCAAATCATGGGAGACCACTACGGGAACGTCATCCACTTCCACGAGCGCGACTGCActgtgcagcggcggcaccAGAAAGTGATTGAAATCGCGCCCGCACCGTTCCTTCAccacgcgctgcgcgagcgcatcCTCGCGGACGCCGTCAGACTCGCCGAGTCTGTCAACTACCAGAACGCAGGCACAGTGGAGTTCCTTGTCGAGGGCGACCAGCACTACTTCATCGAGGTCAACGCGCGGCTCCAAGTGGAGCACACCGTCTCGGAGGAGATCACCGGCGTCGACCTCGTCAAGACGCAACTCGCAGTCCGCCAGGGTTGCGCACTCGAGGAGCTCGGCGTCTCGCAAGAGAAAGTCGACGCGGCCGTCCAAACCGACCCGCTCACGGGGCAGCGTGGTCCAGTAGCCATCCAGTGCAGAATCACCACCGAAGACAGCCAGAGGAATTTCCAGCCGTCCACAGGGCGCATCGACGTGTACCAGCCCTCTACAGGTGAGAGGAAAGGCGGAGTCGACGGCTGAAGAAGCCGCGctcgaagcggaggcgcctcgacggcgcgccgagcgaagCGCGAGCATGCGAGACAGCGCGGACAAACGACGCGAAGAATGGGCCTTTTCCACCCCCGGAGGATTGTCCTGCGTCGAAGCTGAACGGTGCTCAGGCCACCAACACAGACCTTTAAGGTGCTtgtgcatgcacgcacgCGCCAGACGGTATGCGCGTCCGAGTCGTTCTCTCAGTTTGCAGGGTTGCGGGGGGCAGGGAGGGGGTGCTCCACGGACTCATTCTCTAACAACACGTGCCtggctgtctgcggcgcttctATTCGGCTTCACCCGCCCCGCGCTCTACGCGTCTTCGACCAGGCGGTTCTTCAAATCCTGGAAGCGCTCCGCTCCGCTACGGCAttcacatacatatatatatatatatacatatttatgcatatatatgcgtacGTATGAGACTCCAGGATGCTGACACCTCTGTGTGCACACCGGGTCGTTCGTTTTCGGCTGCGTGCGGATCGCCGTCCGCTTCCACCGTGAGTGCACCGAACGCCTGCGAAAgactttctctctcttgcgtgCGCGCCCGTGGCAGGCCCAGGCATTCGCCTGGACGGCGCCATCGGGACTTCGGGCGCGGTGGTCACGCCGTTTTACGACTCGTTGCTGGTGAAGCTCATCGCAAAGGGCCAAGATTTTCCagaggccgtcgcgcgcgccacgcgcgctctgcgagaGACAAAGATTCGCGGCGTCACAACGAATATTCCATTCATTCTCAACGTGCTTCGACACCCCAAGTTCCTCAACGGAactgcgacgacgcgcttCGTTGACGAAAACAACGAGCTGCTCTTCTATGACCCCCTCGATATGTCGTCGCAAAACATCTGTAAGCgcatgccgctgccgcagctgcgacagAGGCACAAGAAACTCTGAATCGTGGAGCTGtggcggcgcgacagcgtTCGGCTatgaagaagagaagagctGTGGCGCTTGGCGCTTCACGTCCGACGCGAAAGGACGTCATTTGTCGACATCACAACACGCATGGGAGGAGCTCGCAGAGCACTGCACATACCTCTAGTTCTGTGGATGCCGAGAACGCGGGTGCGACAAGTACGTATGCTCGCCTGCATATGTGGGCGTGGCAGAAGGCCTTGTGGAAGGTCTCTGAATATCTTACAACACGCACCAGAGTCTGCGACCTGAGAGTTCGTCTTCTGGGCTGTCGCTCCGCGCTTCAGATATccacgcgcggaggccgtctTATTCTCCCCCGGGTCCTGTGCCTGCTCTCTGCGACGGACTCCCGCGCACAGGCGTATCGGTTGAGTTTCAGAAGGGACCTTTGGATTCCTGTTCCCACGCATCTTaccagcgagagaaaacgacgTCTCAGCCGCCAGTGTGATGAGTCGCATCCAAGGTGGGGCGGTCATCTCTCAGACAGGACCACTTACCGCCTTTTGGGCGGAACGTGCGGTTTCTGCGAGATTCCGAGTTTCGCGCACCTAACAGTGACGCACATacccgcgcctcctggcgagcgcgcaggcatctctgcggcgacaggtttcctctgcatgcgttggTTTTTCCATGTCTTTCCCGCCCTCTAGGCAAGTACCTCGCGACCGTCATTGTCAACggcccgcagacgcagctggTGAACGCCGACGCGCTGCCAGACAAGAAGAGCGCCACGCCGCCCCCGCTGCCTTCTTTCGTTCTCGAAAACGGCTCTTCGGTGCCCTCGGGCGCAGGCAGCCTCGCAGGAGCTCCAGACGACTTCGACTTGCGCCTAGTGGGCGCTGCATCGCAGGGTGCGCCTCGGTGAGTCTGACGGCTGAATACAGAGAGGTCTTCACACACATCTGCCCCTGCGTAGGCGTGTAGATGCGGGGTGTGGAGAGCGATGTGCGCCAGAGCAGAGACGCTAACTGCAGGCACGCGTgaagcgcagcagctgacCACGCACACGGAAAAATATAAATTGTGCTTGTGAATAGGCCGCGTGTGTGAAAAAGAGGCGCCTGAAAGGTATGCACGGGGAGCGACAATGCGCATGCATTTGCATCTGTGCGTGAAACCATAGATACATTTACGAGGACGGGCGGGCTGGAGCGTGAGGCGGGACGTCGCCGATTTGGAGGTGCGTCGTGGCGCGCGCACACCCGCAGGGGGTTTCTGGTCAAAGAGACGGCTCACCGGGTCCCTAAAATGCAGAACAATCTTGCCAGTTCCCCACTGACCTAACGCAGGTATGCCCCCGCATgtacatacacatgtataccTGTGTGTGTGACGGTGAGTGTACGCGTGGCGTGGCAATTGCGTGGGTGCGATTTCCGCTTTGCAGAGGCTACAAGGCGCTGTTGGATGAGGTCGGGCCTCAGGACTTCGCCAAGGTGATTCGCATGGAGAAGCGTCTGCTGCTCTGCGACACGACGCTTCGAGACGCGCACCAGTCTCTACTCGCGACCCGCATGCGAACCTTCGACATGCTGAAGGTCGCGCCGGCGTACGGCCATCTTCTCTCCACGCTCTTCTCCATGGAATGCTGGTAAGCTGCTGTGTGCGGGGCGGAGACCTCGAAAAGGCTCTTCGCACAGTGTGcgtcggcggagggcgccggtCTTCAAATTAATAGATCTCCGCTCTCAGCGGATGTGCTGATtctggcgtctcctcccgGTACTGGCACATGCGAACTTCCGTCTGTGTCTGCATGcattcgcggccgcgcctccgctgggTATGTCTGCGTCAGTAGTCAACCGCTGGCTCctttccctctccctctgtgGGCGATTCCCGCCCTGCCTTGGCGCATCCTCCCTCAATCGTCTTCAGCGTAATAGTGAGGCAGGGCGCAGGCTGCCGAGACTACACAGTCGTTTATAATCaaatacgtatatgtatgtatataagATGTGTTTTCAGTAGATGTGCGCAGCTTCATGTGAGCGTCGCGACATGCGTGCTATCACGTAGGCAGCACCTGCACGGCGCAGCACAACCTTTCTGCTGCCTGTTTTTTGACTTTTCTTTTGTTTTTCCCTAGGGGCGGAGCGACATTCGACGTGGCGTACCGCTTTCTGCGCGAGTCTccgtggcggcggctggaGCTCCTTCGCGAGGCCGTTCCAAATATCCCTTTCCAAATGCTGCTGCGGGGCGCGAACGCGGTCGGCTACACAGCTTACCCCGATAATGCCGTGGAAAAATTTTGCTGCGAGGCCGTTAAGTATGGCATGgacgtcttccgcgtcttcgatTCTCTCAACTACCTCGACAACTTGAAGCTCGGAATCGACGTAAGCCCCTGTGGCTCTCCTGCATAGGGCTGAGCGAAACCCAAACGGGGAGCAGAAAGCCAGAAAGCGAATATTCGACGGGCCTGAGCAGAACGAACTTAGCGGGCGGGGGCGGTCTGTCGAGGCCAAGCATCGCTGTTCGTCCACAAAACCGTTTTTCTCGTCGTTCTGTCCGTTTTAAATGTGCGCTGAGACCGCGTAGCTTCTTTTGAAGCGGCGCTCTGGCGCAGAATGCTCCCGAGGGAAGGGGCGTCTCTACCCGCATGCGGGGcttctgcgcgagcgaggacAGCTGGAAGCTCTTTTACCTTTCAGTGGATCTGTGGCGCGGTCGCTGCTGAAGCTCCATGCGGACTTTCTGTTCCTCCGGTGACATCCGAGGGCCTGCGGCTATGCTTCGTTGCCCGAGCAGCTCGTTTGTTTCTCTCGGTACACGCGGGTGCattcgcgcagctgcaggcgcctgcgcgcgtcctgTTTGTCCTCTCTGTGCGCCCTGGCGTGTAGACTTTGTAGACGCCCGGAGCTACAGCAATGGTGTATTCAGGTCTGTCGGTGAGAGCTGTATGAACAGTCCCACTCGGGAGAGAGGCTCGAGAGTTGCCGTCCGCGTTGCTGCGACGTGCAGATCGAGACTTATTCCGCCTATGTTTCTCGCGCGGttcaggcggcgggcgcagcaggcggcgtcgtcgaggcgGCCATGTCGTACACCGGCGACGTGGCTGACCCAGCGCGAAAGCCATACACGCTCGACTACTATCTCGAtctcgcctcgcagctcgtGAAGACTAACTGCCACATCCTCTGTGTCAAGGTAAGCGCTTGGCGTCTGGCTGTCCGCAAGGATGACGCGCGCTTTCGAGGTCGCACTGCCCGGAGGCCCCCTGACTCGCCGCGAgacccgcagacgcgagagaaagagaagcgtCCTCACtcttcgcagctgcagaggttTCGCGGCGACAccgtctgccgctgccttcATTCTGCACAACAGACGCCTTCAGTGGATCAGTCGAAAACTTGACGGGTTGTAGACGTGTGTCCGCAGCGATTGGTGGCTGCATGGCGTTTCCTGCAGCGGGCTGCCGCGGTCTGGCCTCCTGAGCGAAGCTGCGAGGAGATCCGAGGATGTCTGAAGAGAATACGCATGCACCCAGGGAGGCCGGCGTGTTTCCGGCGTGTGGATCCGCGTGTTTTGGCTCGAGGACTTTCCGTTTTTCCGGAcaccgcggcgagccgcttcTCTTCTGTGTTCGTCCACAGA
This portion of the Besnoitia besnoiti strain Bb-Ger1 chromosome VII, whole genome shotgun sequence genome encodes:
- a CDS encoding pyruvate carboxylase (encoded by transcript BESB_076350), which codes for MTPLLRIAGAWAQDNAAVSVVRVSSHEALRTFSSLQTASRTARDRSWRLPLLPVAAGHAAPPLPFTFSKPTSSNGGIPCAASSTQGCAAGCLTASPLNGFGAVSGGSRRYPGLTARPSAFSRTSLPLLCVQAHRHFASESSCSDGRPADFGAAATPERGAAPTGAEAGVAQKKGGKECTWERRVRPIKKLLVANRGEIAVRVHRACKELGITSVGIYSQEDSLSLHRQVFDESYLVGKGLSPVAAYLHYPDIIDVALKCNVDAIHPGYGFLSENAEFAAAVEDAGIMLVGPPPEVIRRMGDKVEARTAAELAGVQAVPGTSTPVTSLEEAADFCKQIGFPVMLKAAYGGGGRGMRRVFREEDLREAFERATSEAKAAFGNGAMFIEKLVQHGVHIEVQIMGDHYGNVIHFHERDCTVQRRHQKVIEIAPAPFLHHALRERILADAVRLAESVNYQNAGTVEFLVEGDQHYFIEVNARLQVEHTVSEEITGVDLVKTQLAVRQGCALEELGVSQEKVDAAVQTDPLTGQRGPVAIQCRITTEDSQRNFQPSTGRIDVYQPSTGPGIRLDGAIGTSGAVVTPFYDSLLVKLIAKGQDFPEAVARATRALRETKIRGVTTNIPFILNVLRHPKFLNGTATTRFVDENNELLFYDPLDMSSQNICKYLATVIVNGPQTQLVNADALPDKKSATPPPLPSFVLENGSSVPSGAGSLAGAPDDFDLRLVGAASQGAPRGYKALLDEVGPQDFAKVIRMEKRLLLCDTTLRDAHQSLLATRMRTFDMLKVAPAYGHLLSTLFSMECWGGATFDVAYRFLRESPWRRLELLREAVPNIPFQMLLRGANAVGYTAYPDNAVEKFCCEAVKYGMDVFRVFDSLNYLDNLKLGIDAAGAAGGVVEAAMSYTGDVADPARKPYTLDYYLDLASQLVKTNCHILCVKDMAGLLTPPSAQLLIGSLRREFPDIPIHVHTHDTGGCGVASLLAAADAGADIVDVAIDSLSGLTSQPCMGSLVSALRHTVLDTGLDLHVLSQFSGYFEQVRRFYAPFEATATVKNVSSEVYDHEIPGGQYTNLHMQAFSLGMSDKWREIKRAYVMASRLLGNPPKVTPSSKVVGDMAQFMVQNNLDEEAVLSRAESLSFPSSVVEYFQGHIGQPPFGFPEPLRTKVLKGAPKIEGRPGESLTPVDWNMVRAQLESSHGRKFRECDLVSSVLYPAVFDDYQQFVKNFGDVSMLPTAHYFTGIQPGETVTVHMAGREVTIKYIAKTHVLPDGSRDVFFEVLGMPRTVNVVDLNASKDVVRNAKADLSDPKQIASPMPGNLLQYKVKEGQAIHKGDPVAVITAMKMETVVVSPVAGTVGDFLVREGDPVQQGDLLARIQQSATPQWRESASS